One Chthoniobacterales bacterium genomic region harbors:
- a CDS encoding glycosyltransferase family 39 protein, which yields MERAIHLTRAGPPVEREFLPGPVIVWLLAAAKLVFHLLIAGRYGIFRDELYYLACSEHLDFGYVDQPPLIAFVAWIARHLFGESLLGLRLLPALAGAATVWWTGKLAREMGGRAFAQAMAALAVAIAPVYLLLHHWLTMNAFEPLVWVAAAWCIVRAINQAEPRYWLLFGLIIGIGMENKYTTGFFAVAVLIGLFLSPQRRFLSNVWIWLGALCAFLIFLPNLIWQIRHGFPFLELMHNIRGTHRDVVRGPIAFVIDQAMLLNPVLFPLWLGGLGWLCFTRDGRRFRILGLTYVLLLVAFIVLKGKNYYLSAAYPMLFAAGAIGFERLTRERGRWSRAVYVTLIVLAFCLLAPLSVPVLPARKYVRYQKALGIEPPKAENQPTGPLPQHFADEFGWEEMAREVARIYHELPPEQRAATAIFANNYGEAGAIDFFGKKYDLPKAICSHQNYWLWGPREYTGESVIVLGSDGTGDREHFASVEAMGRANHPYSRRDEHFDIFVCRDLNTTLQALWPKAKKWN from the coding sequence ATGGAAAGGGCAATTCACCTCACGCGGGCCGGCCCTCCCGTCGAACGGGAATTTCTCCCGGGGCCGGTAATCGTCTGGCTGCTTGCGGCCGCGAAGTTGGTTTTTCATCTTCTGATTGCCGGCCGTTACGGAATCTTTCGCGACGAATTATATTACCTGGCCTGCTCCGAGCACCTCGACTTCGGCTACGTCGATCAGCCACCGCTCATCGCCTTTGTCGCCTGGATTGCGCGCCATCTTTTCGGCGAATCCCTTCTCGGCCTGCGGCTGCTTCCCGCGTTGGCGGGCGCCGCCACGGTCTGGTGGACGGGGAAACTGGCGCGCGAGATGGGTGGCCGCGCTTTCGCCCAGGCCATGGCGGCGCTCGCCGTGGCGATTGCTCCTGTTTACCTGCTTCTGCATCACTGGCTGACCATGAACGCGTTCGAACCCCTGGTCTGGGTCGCCGCGGCCTGGTGCATCGTCCGCGCGATCAACCAGGCTGAGCCGCGCTACTGGCTTTTGTTCGGCCTCATCATCGGGATTGGGATGGAGAACAAATACACTACCGGATTCTTCGCCGTCGCGGTTTTGATCGGGCTGTTTCTTTCGCCCCAGCGACGTTTTCTTTCGAACGTCTGGATCTGGCTCGGGGCCCTTTGCGCGTTCCTGATCTTTCTTCCGAACCTGATCTGGCAGATTCGTCACGGGTTTCCATTCCTGGAACTGATGCACAACATTCGCGGCACTCATCGTGACGTGGTGCGGGGCCCGATCGCTTTCGTCATCGATCAGGCCATGCTCCTGAACCCAGTCCTGTTTCCTCTCTGGCTGGGTGGACTCGGGTGGCTTTGTTTCACTCGAGACGGACGGCGCTTTCGCATTCTCGGTTTGACCTACGTCCTGCTCCTGGTCGCTTTCATCGTTTTGAAAGGGAAGAATTATTATCTCTCTGCCGCGTATCCGATGCTTTTCGCCGCCGGCGCCATTGGGTTCGAGAGGCTAACCCGCGAACGCGGTCGCTGGAGTCGCGCTGTCTATGTCACCTTGATCGTCCTGGCGTTTTGCCTTCTGGCGCCGCTCTCCGTGCCAGTTTTGCCGGCCCGGAAATATGTCCGCTATCAGAAAGCGCTCGGTATCGAGCCACCGAAAGCGGAAAACCAGCCGACCGGCCCCTTACCGCAGCATTTCGCCGATGAGTTTGGCTGGGAGGAGATGGCGCGGGAGGTCGCTCGAATCTACCATGAGCTTCCACCCGAACAGCGCGCGGCGACCGCGATCTTTGCCAACAATTACGGCGAAGCCGGCGCGATCGATTTCTTCGGCAAGAAATACGATTTGCCGAAGGCGATTTGTAGCCATCAGAATTACTGGCTCTGGGGACCGCGGGAGTACACTGGGGAAAGCGTGATCGTCCTCGGGAGCGACGGCACCGGCGACCGCGAGCATTTCGCGAGTGTCGAAGCGATGGGCCGGGCCAACCATCCGTACTCGCGGCGCGACGAACACTTCGACATCTTTGTTTGTCGCGATCTCAACACGACGTTGCAGGCACTCTGGCCCAAAGCAAAGAAGTGGAATTAA
- a CDS encoding YceI family protein: MKRCLALLAAIALATSAKAGDTFKIEPSHSTIAFKVGHMLGSAKGKFTRFNGTIDVNREHPEQSSVNVTIQAASIDTAIAKRDDHLRSAEFFNVEKFPQISFKSRGVKKTGAATGDITGDLTMHGVTRPITLHVQLQGDPQAALKNPTTRWRVTTAPIRRSQFGLVFSKSAETVSMIADEVTVDIEIEAQRAN, encoded by the coding sequence ATGAAACGCTGTCTGGCGTTATTGGCAGCAATTGCGCTGGCGACTTCGGCAAAGGCGGGCGACACCTTCAAAATCGAACCGTCCCATTCGACGATCGCCTTCAAGGTCGGCCACATGCTGGGATCCGCGAAAGGGAAATTCACCAGGTTCAACGGGACGATCGACGTTAATCGCGAGCATCCGGAACAATCATCCGTCAACGTCACGATTCAGGCGGCCAGTATCGACACGGCCATCGCGAAGCGAGACGACCATTTGCGGAGCGCCGAGTTTTTTAACGTCGAGAAGTTTCCGCAAATCAGTTTCAAAAGCCGCGGGGTGAAAAAAACCGGGGCGGCTACGGGCGACATTACCGGGGATTTGACCATGCACGGCGTGACGCGGCCCATCACGCTTCACGTCCAGCTGCAGGGCGATCCGCAGGCGGCCCTGAAGAATCCGACCACTCGTTGGCGAGTCACGACCGCGCCAATCCGGCGAAGTCAGTTCGGTTTGGTGTTCAGCAAGAGCGCGGAGACCGTGTCGATGATCGCTGACGAGGTCACGGTCGACATCGAAATCGAGGCGCAACGCGCGAATTAG
- the pxpB gene encoding 5-oxoprolinase subunit PxpB — protein sequence MKIEPLGDSALIVRVVDDFEKNPDGALNAVLAALRQLEAAKLPGTIEMAPAYTTIGVFYDPMRVEPGAGGQSPFDVLETKIRNALSGSFLGKESAIETPVVEIPVCYGEELGPDLADVSRIAGLPEAEVVRLHANANYRVACVGFIAGFSFLSGLPPKLATPRRASPRQEVPAGSVGIGGAQTGIYPKKSPGGWNIIGRTPQRLFDVTNDPPTRLRAGDRVQFREISREEFDAFSQ from the coding sequence ATGAAAATCGAACCGCTCGGCGATTCCGCGCTGATCGTTCGCGTGGTCGACGATTTCGAGAAAAATCCGGATGGAGCGTTGAACGCGGTCCTGGCTGCGCTTCGGCAACTGGAAGCCGCGAAACTTCCGGGAACGATCGAAATGGCGCCCGCTTATACCACCATCGGCGTTTTTTACGATCCGATGCGGGTAGAACCAGGCGCCGGCGGCCAATCGCCTTTCGATGTGCTCGAGACAAAGATTCGAAACGCTTTGAGCGGTTCGTTCCTTGGAAAAGAATCGGCGATCGAGACGCCGGTGGTCGAGATTCCAGTTTGCTACGGCGAAGAGCTGGGGCCGGATCTCGCCGATGTTTCGCGGATAGCAGGATTGCCTGAGGCCGAGGTCGTCCGCCTCCATGCGAACGCGAATTATCGCGTCGCTTGTGTCGGGTTCATCGCCGGATTCTCGTTCCTGAGCGGTCTGCCGCCAAAGCTTGCGACGCCGCGCCGCGCTAGTCCTCGCCAGGAAGTGCCAGCGGGTTCGGTCGGCATCGGCGGCGCGCAGACCGGGATTTATCCGAAAAAATCGCCGGGCGGCTGGAACATTATCGGGCGCACCCCGCAGCGTCTATTTGACGTAACGAACGATCCCCCGACAAGACTCCGGGCGGGGGATCGCGTCCAGTTCCGGGAGATTTCGCGGGAGGAATTCGACGCGTTCTCCCAATGA
- the modB gene encoding molybdate ABC transporter permease subunit, producing the protein MTGEAWQIVFFTIEVSALSTLLILPLGIAIAWLLARRDWPGKAIVETLVMLPLFIPPVATGLVLLLLFGRYGPLGSVFQRSLGLEVVFTWRAVVLAGAIMSFPLLVRTAQSAFQEVNPRLEDIARTLGANEWRIFGTITLPLAFRGIVAGAVLAFARAMGEFGATAVVAGMIPRKTMTISLAIYHNIQLGHDVAAVPLLLVSIGIVFVTVFCGQIISKRKRSV; encoded by the coding sequence ATGACGGGCGAAGCGTGGCAGATCGTCTTCTTCACGATTGAGGTTTCGGCGCTTAGCACGCTCCTGATTTTACCGCTGGGGATCGCGATTGCGTGGCTGTTGGCGCGCCGGGACTGGCCCGGAAAGGCGATAGTCGAGACGCTGGTGATGCTGCCGTTGTTTATTCCACCGGTTGCGACCGGACTCGTTCTGCTGCTCCTGTTCGGCCGCTACGGGCCGCTTGGTTCCGTGTTCCAACGGAGCTTGGGATTGGAAGTTGTCTTTACCTGGCGCGCGGTCGTCCTGGCAGGCGCGATCATGTCCTTCCCGCTCCTGGTCCGCACCGCCCAGAGCGCGTTTCAAGAAGTGAATCCGCGCCTGGAAGATATCGCCCGCACTTTGGGCGCAAATGAATGGCGGATCTTCGGCACGATCACGTTGCCCCTGGCTTTTCGGGGAATCGTGGCCGGGGCCGTGCTCGCCTTCGCACGCGCCATGGGGGAATTCGGCGCCACGGCGGTAGTCGCCGGAATGATTCCGCGAAAAACCATGACCATCTCGCTCGCGATCTACCACAACATTCAGCTCGGCCATGACGTCGCCGCCGTGCCGCTCCTGTTGGTTTCGATCGGCATCGTCTTCGTCACCGTTTTTTGCGGACAGATTATCTCGAAGCGCAAACGGTCCGTATGA
- a CDS encoding amino acid permease, with protein METPLRSDNHQLVRRLGPLDAMMIVVGSMIGSGIFITSAESTRLVGAPGWLLLAWTVAGVMTITGALCCSELAAMMPRAGGVYVFLREAYGPALGFLFGWTLFLVIQTGTIAAVAIAFAKFTGVFAPAIASDNYLVAPIHLFGGYAISCSTEQLVAIGLILLLTWVNTRGLETGRFVQNTFTFAKTAALFALIVLGLSLGWKPESAARASDWWNSWKNGWNPQTVQPGLSAAGGLALVLLFGKAMVGPVFAQTAWTNVTFIGGEIRDPGRNLARALLGGCGVVVVLYVLANLAYVAILPLSGIQHAPQNRVAVAAMNSIFGAPGASVMAAAIMISTFGCNNGLILAGARVYYAMARDGLFFRRIATISRRNVPAAALFAQAIWTVLLTLPRTIIRDPATDAVTYGNVYTQLLEYIVSADLVFYLLLVVAVVVLRKKRPEAERPYRMWGYPYVPVISLLLAGFLIADLAYLAPTTSGIGYLFVLSGIPVYFIWRRGFLADRSA; from the coding sequence ATGGAAACGCCGCTGCGATCCGATAATCACCAGCTGGTCCGTCGGCTTGGTCCGCTCGACGCGATGATGATTGTCGTCGGCTCGATGATCGGGTCCGGCATCTTCATCACCTCGGCGGAATCCACGAGATTAGTCGGCGCGCCGGGATGGCTGCTCCTCGCCTGGACGGTCGCCGGGGTAATGACAATCACGGGGGCGCTCTGTTGCTCGGAGCTCGCCGCCATGATGCCGCGGGCCGGAGGCGTTTACGTTTTTCTTCGCGAAGCCTACGGCCCAGCCCTCGGTTTTCTTTTCGGCTGGACCCTGTTTCTCGTCATTCAAACCGGCACGATTGCCGCCGTGGCGATTGCGTTTGCGAAGTTCACTGGCGTCTTCGCGCCCGCGATCGCCTCCGACAATTACCTGGTCGCTCCCATCCATCTTTTCGGCGGATACGCGATCAGCTGCTCCACGGAGCAACTGGTCGCGATCGGACTGATTCTCTTGCTCACCTGGGTCAACACGCGCGGACTCGAGACTGGGCGGTTTGTGCAGAACACTTTCACCTTCGCGAAAACCGCGGCGCTTTTCGCACTCATCGTTCTCGGCCTGTCGTTAGGCTGGAAGCCCGAGAGCGCGGCGCGCGCGTCGGATTGGTGGAACTCATGGAAGAACGGCTGGAATCCACAGACAGTCCAACCGGGCCTCAGCGCCGCCGGCGGCCTCGCTCTCGTGCTCCTTTTTGGCAAGGCAATGGTTGGTCCTGTCTTTGCCCAGACCGCGTGGACAAACGTCACCTTTATTGGCGGCGAAATCCGCGACCCCGGCCGCAACCTCGCCCGTGCCCTGCTCGGCGGCTGCGGTGTCGTCGTCGTCCTCTACGTTCTTGCGAATCTCGCTTACGTCGCGATCCTGCCGCTCTCGGGGATTCAGCATGCTCCGCAGAATCGCGTTGCGGTTGCGGCCATGAATTCCATTTTTGGCGCGCCCGGCGCCAGCGTGATGGCGGCCGCGATCATGATTTCGACTTTTGGTTGCAATAACGGACTCATCCTGGCGGGCGCGCGGGTCTATTACGCGATGGCGCGCGATGGTTTGTTTTTCCGGCGAATTGCCACGATCAGCAGACGCAATGTTCCCGCGGCCGCGCTTTTTGCGCAGGCCATCTGGACGGTGCTGCTCACGCTGCCGCGCACCATCATTCGCGACCCGGCGACTGATGCCGTCACCTACGGCAACGTTTATACCCAGCTGCTCGAGTACATCGTTTCGGCCGACCTGGTCTTTTACCTCTTGCTCGTCGTGGCCGTGGTCGTTCTGCGAAAGAAACGCCCGGAAGCCGAGCGCCCGTATCGCATGTGGGGCTATCCGTACGTCCCCGTGATCTCCCTTCTTCTGGCCGGATTTCTCATCGCCGATCTGGCCTATCTGGCGCCCACCACTTCCGGAATCGGTTATCTATTCGTCCTGAGTGGGATCCCGGTTTATTTCATCTGGCGCCGCGGGTTTTTAGCGGACCGCAGCGCATGA
- a CDS encoding ATP-binding cassette domain-containing protein, with the protein MSLRLHHIRLPLASFTLEADVAFDRPITGIFGPSGAGKTSLLDLIAGLRRPVAGTVRIEDDLLFDAEARLNVPPRVRRIGYVPQDLALFPHLNVRENLVYGHRPAQNKSDLFSLAHVAEVMEISHLLGRDVTTLSGGEQQRVAFARSILSAPRLLLLDEPMSSLDSRLKSRLIPLLLRIRDEFRIPLIYVTHDAGELSALCDEVLVLEQGRLVERGAPADVLG; encoded by the coding sequence ATGAGTCTCCGCCTTCATCATATTCGGCTGCCGCTGGCCAGTTTCACATTGGAAGCGGACGTCGCTTTTGATCGACCCATCACCGGAATTTTCGGCCCCTCCGGCGCTGGAAAAACCTCTCTCCTTGATTTGATTGCCGGTCTCCGCCGGCCTGTCGCGGGAACGGTCCGGATAGAGGACGATCTTCTCTTCGACGCCGAAGCACGCCTGAACGTTCCACCGCGGGTCCGCCGGATTGGGTACGTCCCGCAGGACCTCGCTCTCTTCCCGCACCTCAACGTCCGCGAAAACCTCGTTTACGGTCATCGTCCCGCGCAGAACAAGAGCGACTTATTCAGTCTCGCTCACGTGGCCGAAGTAATGGAGATCTCCCACTTGCTGGGACGAGACGTCACCACGCTCTCGGGCGGCGAACAACAGCGGGTCGCATTTGCCCGTTCCATTCTTTCCGCTCCGCGCCTGCTCTTACTGGACGAACCGATGAGCAGCCTCGACTCCCGCCTGAAAAGCCGGCTCATTCCGCTGCTTCTCCGGATTCGAGACGAATTCAGAATTCCGCTCATCTACGTCACCCACGATGCGGGCGAGTTGTCCGCCCTTTGCGACGAGGTGCTGGTCCTGGAGCAAGGCCGTCTGGTTGAGCGCGGTGCCCCGGCTGACGTGCTCGGCTAA
- the modA gene encoding molybdate ABC transporter substrate-binding protein: MKASALLLLSLFLNATLSAAELSVQAAASLADAMKEIGAAYEMKGGDKVQFNFGASSLLARQIEQGAPADLFFSADEAKMDDLDKKGLVLPATRRSLLSNLLVLVVATDSTLTPKSVSDLTQPAYKKLALAEPQTVPAGIYAREYLQKLKLWDAIKDKVVPTENVRAALAAVESGNVEAGFVYKTDALISKKVKAAVEIPAAEGPKISYPVAVLKSSREPERAKIFADYLAGPEARAIFEKFGFMVAK; this comes from the coding sequence ATGAAAGCCAGCGCCCTTCTTCTCCTGAGCCTGTTTCTCAATGCCACTCTCTCCGCCGCCGAGCTCTCTGTGCAGGCGGCCGCAAGTTTAGCCGATGCCATGAAGGAAATCGGCGCCGCTTATGAAATGAAAGGCGGCGACAAAGTGCAGTTCAACTTCGGCGCGTCGAGCCTGCTGGCGAGACAGATCGAACAGGGCGCCCCGGCCGACCTGTTCTTCTCCGCGGACGAGGCAAAAATGGACGACCTCGACAAGAAAGGCCTCGTGCTGCCAGCAACGCGGCGCAGCCTGCTCTCTAATTTGCTCGTCCTCGTCGTCGCAACGGACTCGACCCTGACCCCGAAATCGGTTTCCGATCTGACCCAGCCGGCCTACAAAAAACTCGCCCTCGCCGAGCCGCAAACGGTGCCGGCCGGAATTTACGCACGCGAGTATCTCCAGAAACTCAAGCTTTGGGACGCAATCAAAGACAAAGTCGTTCCGACCGAGAATGTCCGCGCAGCTCTGGCTGCAGTTGAATCGGGCAACGTGGAAGCGGGCTTTGTTTACAAAACCGATGCCCTTATTTCAAAGAAGGTGAAAGCCGCGGTGGAAATCCCCGCTGCCGAAGGGCCGAAAATTTCCTATCCGGTCGCGGTGTTAAAATCTTCCAGGGAACCGGAGCGGGCCAAGATATTTGCCGACTATCTCGCTGGCCCGGAAGCGCGAGCAATCTTCGAGAAATTCGGCTTCATGGTGGCGAAATAG
- a CDS encoding biotin-dependent carboxyltransferase family protein, whose product MNVLVRSAGFVTSVQDRGRAGYRRSGVSSGGALDSFALRVANALVGNDDDAAGLELTLGRVRLRFEDEHMVAWCGGAFSIRIGDDNLPPGHAGFVAKDTELTITAPNAGGRAWLALSGGIDVPLILGSRSTDLRGGFGGYEGRALRDGDELSLGVKERRFEIADRLKRRFQTAAPWGAPAIWASSENRKPVLRIVRGTDWERFTDVAQRSLLDSAFTVLSDSDRMAARLEGATLERLDSGDLISEAVTPGTIQVPPSGKPILLLGDCQTIGGYPKIAHVITVDLPVAAQLWPGEAVRFHQVSLAGAQEILRQREEDFSRFRVGLSLHHP is encoded by the coding sequence ATGAATGTCCTGGTTCGTTCCGCCGGTTTTGTGACTTCCGTCCAGGACCGGGGCCGCGCGGGCTACCGCCGATCCGGTGTTTCGAGCGGCGGCGCGCTCGATTCCTTTGCCCTCCGCGTGGCCAATGCGCTGGTCGGCAATGACGACGATGCGGCGGGCCTCGAACTCACTCTCGGCCGGGTGCGACTTCGGTTTGAGGATGAACATATGGTCGCGTGGTGCGGCGGCGCGTTCTCGATCCGGATTGGCGACGACAATCTTCCGCCCGGGCACGCCGGATTTGTCGCGAAAGACACGGAGCTGACGATCACAGCGCCAAATGCCGGGGGACGTGCCTGGTTGGCGCTCTCTGGCGGGATCGACGTGCCGCTCATTCTTGGGAGCCGATCGACGGATTTGCGCGGAGGTTTTGGTGGTTACGAAGGACGCGCGCTTCGCGATGGCGATGAGTTGTCGTTAGGCGTCAAGGAGCGGCGATTTGAAATCGCCGACCGATTGAAACGGCGGTTTCAAACCGCCGCTCCTTGGGGCGCTCCTGCGATTTGGGCCTCTTCCGAGAATCGAAAGCCCGTCCTGCGCATTGTGAGAGGAACGGATTGGGAACGATTCACAGACGTCGCCCAGCGTTCTCTTTTAGATAGCGCTTTTACAGTCCTGTCTGACTCAGACCGCATGGCAGCGCGGCTGGAAGGCGCGACCCTGGAACGCTTGGACTCGGGCGATCTCATCTCCGAGGCAGTAACTCCGGGAACCATCCAGGTGCCACCGAGTGGGAAACCGATTCTCTTGCTCGGGGATTGCCAAACCATCGGCGGTTATCCAAAAATCGCGCACGTGATCACCGTAGACCTGCCCGTTGCCGCCCAGCTCTGGCCCGGCGAAGCCGTTCGCTTCCACCAGGTTTCGCTGGCGGGCGCCCAGGAAATCCTGCGCCAACGCGAAGAGGATTTTTCTCGCTTCCGCGTCGGCTTGAGCCTGCACCACCCATGA
- a CDS encoding 5-oxoprolinase subunit PxpA: MNLVVDLNSDLGEGAGHDLEILDLVSSANIACGFHAGDPASVFGSIQAAIERGVSIGAHPSFADRENFGRTEITIPPAEVYSLVAYQIGAFQALARAAGGRMNHVKAHGALYNMAARDRELADVIANAVFNLDPKLILFAPSGSELDYAATELGLATASEVFADRNYLSNGSLVPRSRDDAFVHDPVEAAERIIRMLVEGKVQAVDGPDVPVLATTVCVHGDNPQAVEFVRRLRERLDKEDVMIAAPSPPPEFET, encoded by the coding sequence ATGAACCTGGTGGTCGATCTCAATTCCGATCTGGGCGAAGGCGCCGGACACGATTTGGAGATTTTGGACCTGGTCAGCTCCGCCAACATCGCCTGCGGTTTTCATGCGGGCGATCCGGCGTCGGTCTTCGGCTCGATCCAGGCAGCCATCGAGCGAGGTGTCTCCATTGGGGCGCATCCCAGTTTTGCCGATCGGGAAAACTTCGGCCGCACTGAGATCACCATTCCTCCCGCGGAAGTTTATTCGCTGGTGGCATACCAGATCGGAGCGTTCCAGGCCCTGGCCCGGGCGGCGGGCGGCCGGATGAATCACGTGAAAGCGCATGGCGCGCTTTACAACATGGCCGCGCGCGATCGAGAGCTGGCGGACGTGATCGCGAATGCGGTTTTTAATCTCGATCCGAAGCTGATTCTCTTCGCTCCGTCTGGGAGCGAACTCGATTACGCCGCCACGGAACTTGGGTTGGCAACAGCATCGGAAGTTTTCGCGGATCGGAATTATCTTTCGAACGGTTCGCTCGTGCCTAGGTCGCGAGACGATGCGTTTGTCCACGACCCCGTCGAAGCCGCCGAGCGCATTATCCGCATGCTGGTGGAAGGGAAAGTGCAGGCCGTTGATGGCCCCGACGTGCCGGTTCTCGCGACCACGGTTTGCGTGCATGGAGACAATCCGCAGGCGGTGGAGTTCGTGCGCAGGCTGCGCGAGCGCCTGGACAAGGAAGATGTGATGATCGCGGCGCCGTCCCCTCCGCCTGAATTCGAGACGTAA
- the recO gene encoding DNA repair protein RecO — protein sequence MESTAAILLRKRKLSDTSLIVSWCTESLGCIQTAAKGARRSKSPFAGKLDLFFEAEIQIARSRKSNLHSLTEVALKNPFAGIRSSLRRTSAASYFVELVELCTESDHHEPELFSLLRRAFNYLNDNDPDLRAVLHFETELARIAGVHDTKMLKSNPALALANLFGRLPSSRAELLKALKH from the coding sequence GTGGAAAGCACGGCCGCCATCCTGCTTCGGAAACGGAAGCTGAGCGACACGAGCCTGATTGTCTCGTGGTGCACGGAGTCGTTAGGCTGCATCCAGACAGCGGCGAAGGGCGCGCGGCGGTCAAAGAGTCCGTTTGCCGGAAAGCTCGATTTGTTTTTCGAAGCGGAAATCCAGATCGCGCGGAGCCGGAAATCAAATCTGCATTCGCTGACCGAGGTTGCGTTGAAGAATCCCTTCGCCGGGATTCGTTCGAGCCTGCGGCGGACCAGCGCGGCCTCCTATTTCGTCGAGCTTGTCGAGCTTTGCACGGAATCCGATCATCACGAGCCGGAGCTTTTCTCTTTGCTCCGCCGCGCGTTCAATTACTTGAATGACAACGATCCGGATCTGCGCGCGGTGCTCCATTTCGAGACGGAGCTGGCTCGGATCGCCGGCGTTCACGATACGAAAATGTTGAAAAGCAATCCTGCGCTGGCCTTGGCCAATCTTTTCGGACGATTGCCTTCGTCGCGCGCGGAGCTTTTGAAGGCGCTCAAGCATTAA
- a CDS encoding glycosyltransferase family 39 protein, with product MSRIQVILTEHAVVSSTRNRIFFSALILCLAALLRVGPVFSGLPYSDYIDEGFVLHQASHVLKSRGVDARWYGYPTLPAYLTAGAMLAGGPIYRQCHGHSFRRDLPGGEIGQPFAYDYDLISPQELIIAGRLVAAALSIATVVLTGLLGARLQGGMAGALAMILASVCPALVLRASNVIVDTFACFFVTLTLYLCDQIRSERRRSWSLGWAAAAGLAAGASFACKYTAGVVFVAVLAAVFLFPFTKTLRLQLTAAAGTGLIVGIVLGVPAIIFDWRTVTHDLAVIARNYGTMASVPGYFGQAIQPYELGWPLVLAGWVGIAVAFRQKPTRMVMAIWSLFAVLSIAVLLLKPFQPFRNLLPLVPPFCVAGGIAFAKVFGSFPLARPSSKIAVAVILGGIATSSLGFHSVQSLYQRMTHRDSRIEAIDWLRQHTSKDEKILAIRELAILPEESRRVSATSVTRSFVEASDLLDQEHFTYVVTGDLDQRFAENPDSVSENIARWREKTAKFTAQAEFGSGPTFVVPNVWRTNDERIVILKVR from the coding sequence TTGTCTCGAATTCAAGTGATCCTGACCGAACATGCGGTCGTGTCGAGCACGCGAAATCGTATTTTTTTTTCTGCGCTCATACTTTGTCTGGCGGCTCTTCTCCGGGTTGGCCCCGTCTTCTCCGGTCTGCCCTACTCCGATTACATCGATGAAGGCTTTGTTCTTCATCAGGCGAGTCATGTCTTGAAGAGCCGAGGCGTCGACGCGCGTTGGTACGGCTATCCAACTCTTCCGGCCTACTTGACGGCAGGAGCGATGCTGGCAGGCGGTCCGATTTATCGCCAATGTCACGGCCACAGTTTCCGCAGGGACCTGCCAGGCGGCGAAATTGGGCAGCCGTTTGCCTATGACTACGACCTCATCTCGCCGCAGGAATTGATCATCGCCGGGCGGCTCGTGGCGGCCGCATTGAGTATCGCGACCGTCGTTCTCACAGGTTTGCTTGGGGCGCGATTGCAAGGTGGCATGGCGGGCGCATTAGCGATGATCCTGGCGAGTGTTTGCCCGGCACTCGTGCTCCGAGCATCGAATGTCATCGTTGATACTTTTGCGTGCTTTTTCGTAACGCTCACTCTTTACCTGTGCGACCAGATCCGTTCGGAACGGCGCCGTTCCTGGAGCCTTGGCTGGGCAGCGGCCGCCGGTCTTGCCGCAGGGGCCAGTTTTGCCTGCAAATACACCGCCGGGGTTGTGTTCGTCGCCGTCTTGGCCGCGGTTTTCCTCTTCCCATTCACAAAAACGCTGCGTCTTCAGTTAACTGCCGCTGCGGGCACTGGATTGATCGTGGGCATCGTCCTCGGCGTTCCTGCGATTATTTTCGATTGGCGGACTGTCACCCACGATCTGGCCGTAATAGCGAGGAATTACGGCACGATGGCTTCCGTTCCAGGGTATTTCGGCCAGGCAATTCAACCTTATGAACTAGGCTGGCCTCTCGTCCTCGCGGGTTGGGTTGGAATCGCAGTGGCATTTCGCCAGAAGCCTACCCGCATGGTCATGGCGATCTGGAGTCTTTTCGCTGTGCTCTCTATCGCCGTGCTTCTGCTGAAGCCTTTCCAACCTTTCCGCAATCTATTGCCGCTCGTCCCGCCATTCTGTGTCGCCGGCGGCATCGCGTTTGCCAAAGTGTTCGGCTCGTTCCCCCTTGCGCGCCCGTCGTCAAAGATCGCCGTCGCAGTGATACTCGGTGGGATTGCAACCTCGTCGCTGGGCTTTCATTCGGTGCAATCTCTTTATCAGCGTATGACCCATCGGGATAGCCGGATCGAGGCGATCGACTGGCTTCGACAGCATACGAGTAAGGACGAGAAGATCCTCGCCATCAGGGAACTCGCCATTCTGCCGGAGGAATCGCGAAGAGTTTCCGCCACTTCGGTCACCCGCTCGTTCGTCGAAGCGTCCGACCTTCTCGACCAGGAACATTTCACTTACGTGGTCACGGGCGATTTAGACCAGCGTTTCGCGGAGAACCCGGATAGTGTCTCGGAAAACATTGCTCGCTGGCGTGAGAAGACCGCCAAGTTCACCGCCCAGGCGGAGTTCGGCTCCGGTCCGACGTTTGTCGTCCCGAATGTTTGGCGGACCAACGATGAGCGAATTGTGATCTTGAAGGTCAGATAA